AAGTAAAGATTGTGTATCACCTGAGCTCTATGAGAGTGAAAGAACTGACGTTTTTGTAGCAGTGCGCGACTGTAAATTGAAGAGGATTGGTAAAGAAAATTTCAATCATATTGAAACAACTAACATAAACAGGGCACACCACATAGTGTTGCATATTGTAAACAAAAATATACTATTCGTAGTCTATAAATAATTAGGAGGAGATAGAGACCAACTTTCTGGGGTCAGCCCGCTCATCAGATATCCTCCGCATCTTTGCAAACTGCAGCATATTCTGTGATACTAGATTGGTTGCAGATGCTTGTTGAGCAAAATCATTGCTTGTAGAAGCTTGAGTTGTAGCACCACAAACACCTGTCGTATCAGGGCCAGATAACATAGGTCTTGTGTACTCTTGAGCATGATTCTGTGAACTAAAGCTTTCATATTTATGTCTCACTGGGAGCAAGTGAGTTTCACGGAATAGTGATTTAAGTTTTTTTCCTTCATCTTTGTAAGAACCACCATCTGTTTCATAATTGTTATTCAATTCTATTTACTAGCCACTCAAACATGCGATCACAATACCAAAATCAGCACGTACCATGACATCCATTCGTAAGTGAAGCATCTGCTATATACACATGAGGTCTTTGAGAGGAACATGTGCCATTATCTTTGTTATCATAATCTCCATGAGAACCTTCTTGGGCTGCTTCAGGTGAGCCAACATGTGGATGTACATGATTTGCTGTCTGGACACTATTTTTAGATCTTCTACGTCTCTTGATGTTCGAGCTGTTACTACGATTCATTTTCAAGTTCAAAGGACTTCATTAGTTTAAAGTAACTTGTGGAAATACATGCAAggagaaaaataacaaaaaagattaCCAATAGGAAAATGTTTGCAGCCTTGGATCAACTCCATCAGATACAACCtgaaaatatcataagaaatAAGAAATAATTTCAACAGATGGTTTTTCAAGCTGGGACAAAAACCAGAAACTCAAAAGCCAGGATGGGTCACTACAATGCATGACATAAACCAAGTTGGATGACTACAAGGGAAGAAAGTCAAACTGGTGATTCACCTTGCAGACTTTCGCACATCTTCTCTGGTTCAGAAGGCCAAATGTCTGTCTCATGTGTACGTATGTTCTTTCATGTCATATCAAAGTACTTAATTATCACATCTTCATTTCCTGCTCATCTGCTTGattgtttctttcttatttttctaaaGGGTGATTTCAAAAGATAGCAAAATTGTGAATTCTTTTGGTTCCAGCTGTACTTTGTATTACACAATCTTACACCGTATCATGTGCCTTTCACCTCTTATGTTTACAATTTATCCAATTCCTTACAGTGACCGTCAGAGTTGTCCATGAAATTGCCCAAACGAtatgctcaattttttttttatcaattgatTTGTTTAATCCAAATTTTTATTTGACTATTATCTTTTGTGCAATAAAGCAAGTGTTCTGCACATTCTGATGTCAACAATTTTCTGTTAGATTCTGTTCATCCAAATTTTAGTTTCTCATATTACATCGCACACAAGAAATCGAAGTAATACATAAGTCACCATTTTGGTTACGTTGAATGGGATCATGTATTGGCAGCAAATCCAATCATAATGGCAAAGACTTAGAATAGTGGTCTCCCAATTTGAAGTATAAGCTGACCACCTATGTACAGTCACAATTTCAAAATCAGGGAATTCTGATCTATGATGGCAAATCTGGATTGAGATGAGACAGAACTACCCCCAATGCGTGAATATGTGTACTCAAAAACAGACAACCCTCACTGACCTATTATGATTGTCAACTGTTTCCAACATGAATCATCGGATTAATGatatataaaaataagaagatgaaaaggaaagaacaaagaaaaagaagggggaAAAGATGAGGAAGAATATCTGTGTTATTGATCTTACAATGCTCTTcagctttgattttttttttttcatattttaaattattatataaaaatgtaAGAAAAGGAAAGTATTCAAGATGTCACGACAAATAAAATTCTCTCAGATATTAAAACCACATAAGCTTGTTTCTTAGCACTCTCACTCAGCACACTAATCAATATAGGTTATGCTAAATAAACAGAAAACTAAAGCCACAATTTTTCAAAAGAAGGTATTGATGATTGTAAATAACCTCAGATCTCCAGATATCAGTCCTCACAGAAACATTCACAGCCTGATATTCTTCAGTTACCTGGGAAAAAGTTAGCCACACATACATTGAATGCCTGcaagaaaataaaatacaaagaCTCCAGAAGTTTACCAACCCAAAACTCAAAATTGAAAAGGTCATgggaagaattcaagtgacatctaaGACCCTACAAAAACAATACCAAGATGTTAGAAATTAAACCTAGAAAAGATCCAATACAGAATTTAcaaccaacatatatatatatatatatatatatatatatatatatatatatatatatatatatatatatatcttacctTAAAGCTCGCAGACTTCACTAAACAAAAAGGACAAGAGAAGTCCTCCGTAACTGTTATTTAAGgaaacaaatgaatcaaaatttgaaaatgaatgcaatatacaagaaaaattaatttgaaaTAACCAAATGTCAGTAAGagaaaattcatataaatcaaaaaTAGAAATACGCTTCGCAATGTGGGATATGGGGAGGATCAATTTACATAGTCTTACTCTTATAGGAAAGTTGATCCCATTACTCAAAACCCGAGTCACCTGGTTTTCAAAGGAGCAACCTTCTACCAAGGCTTGTCTTCTACTAATGTGGTCTCTcaaaataatattctaatattAATGTTTGTAAATAATAGTAAACTGCACAAAAGTACAATGTATATCTGAAGACTACACTAGTTCATACACTTTACTAAAAGATGATAAAGTTTGCCAACAGACAAATAAATACAGTGGCCAAAAATTCATGCTTAAGAGTAAAATGCAACCAAAAAGCAACTATATACACAGGTTTGCTGAGTAACACAAGAGAGtgaacaaaaagaaagagatCACCTTCAGTCTTTTGCAGCATATTGTTGTAGTATCTATAGTTAAACAGTACATTCCCCGTTCTCAATCTACATGGTAAAAATAGATCAATTAGGAAAGAAGGCAAGTAAAAAAAGAGAACAGCAAAAGAAAATCACAGACACAACATATAATGACTGACTTAACAAAATCAATATTCTCTCACCTGAAGCCTATTTCTTAAGATCACATTTTTAGACCAAATGTCAGGACTTTCTAGTTAAACTCTTAGGATTAAAAATAAAGCAGAAAATTGAACTTCAGTAGCACTGATTAACCAGAAACTTCACTGAAAATTGCATCAGTGTCCTTTAATATGACACATAAACAGTACACATTtaacagagaaaaaaaaaggtaggTAACCCATATTAACATACTACTACTTTAAAatgcttaaaaataatataaatggaaACTCCAATTGTCTATGCTAAGAAAGCTTGATCCCCTTCTCATCTGATCCCCTTCTCATCCTTCGCATGATTAACTATACCTCTGGAGAATTAATATGTACGCCACAGAGAACCACTTTATTTCTGTAAAACTATAAGTTGATTCAAATCCTGCATTTTGGTAACCTACCCCTTTGACactgaaaaaaacaaaaaagagagtAACAGTGATCGCCTGAAAGACCATCAATCTGGAGAAATTGTAATGACACAATTGGCCCCTGTACTTTGTCTAGATGGCAACTAAAGCACTAAaccttcttttttttgttgagaaTCTGAACTCTATTCTTTTTTATACTGCAATTGCAATGATTAACAACCCCAGCAACCAGCCACACCTGTTACCCAGCCTACAAATGCAAGTTTGTTCAAATTATGCAAGCTACACTCTGCGACAAAGTATAATGCATGACAAAGGCATTTAGTAAATACATCGTACATAATAATGACACAGGTCTCCTTCAAAGACACCTAAAATATATGAAAGCTTGTAACATGAGCAAACTATAAAATACCAAAAATTGACACAATAAAGAACCTGCTGTGATCACATACTCATGCGTGGACTCAATACAGGCGCAAGCCAGCTGGTCATTAGCAGACAAAAAACAACTACAACAATGTAATAGTACAATGAATAAAGCATGGTAAATCATTCTGGCATGTGAGATACTAGAAACCAATTAaaataagaacaaaaaaaagaaacaaattatGGGACAATAAATGAATTTTTAATTACCTGATAATGTGAGGTAAAGATGATGTTGGAATATCATCATATGAGTAAAAGTCATAGGGAGATGTCTCACTTGCTCCAACCTCTTGAGCATATATGCTGACTTGAAGTTGGAAAGTACTCTAAAATGAAGAATATCAACTATCATTACAGAACCTATACCATTGAAACTAAACAACAAACATAAGAGTATAAACTTACTGCCGAATCTATACTTTGAGTTTGAATAAAAATGCAGTCATTCCTGCCCAAATATTTAGGCTGCAAAAGTGTATTAGTGTCAGTATGTACACCAAACATGCTTTGACAGAAAGCATCCTATGTGctgagatattaaaaataaatacatTCAAACAGAGGTCCTGATTGCAGATTAGCTACTCTGTCAAACTGGCAATAAATCTTAACTTATTGATTGGTAAGGCCAAAGTCGTTTGAAAAGGTTTAATATACATGCAGATTAGCTTGTCAAAGATCATATTTAAGCTTTGTCAATGAACACAACATGATAAACACCATGTTGTCGTACAAAATATGTTTTCGGCtccaatataaatgtgtccaatggAGATAGTCCCATAGAAGTAAACCTGCTGGCATGTTGGCTAGCAAAGCTAAGAGAATAGGTTCATGACCAAAATCAACAGTAACAAGAAATAGGATTCTTGAGGTTATACTAAtatgtgatgatttaaaataatatattcataCTGCAATTTTTCAGATACCTCCAAAATGCTTGGTTGCATATTAACAGCTGAACGTATATCAGTTCGATGGCCTAAGCTCAATGTCACACACTGCTCCAATGATAAACAAAGTGAATCAACTGGTATTTTTCCCCAAAGGCAATTTCCTTCAAGTTCTGCAAGTAGGGCAGGAAAGGAATCAATATTGTTGTTTTATGTAACAAATAAAAAAACTATGCTAATTATATTATTAGAAACAAtaatgtgattttgtatctttgcATTTTATATTATATTCTCATCCAATAGATTATCTTTTTGAGAAGCGATATAACCAAAGAAAGAGCATACAAGCACAAAAACAACATTGCATTCACTTGCAGCCTAAGGTTATTGCAATCCAAAACAATGAATACTTACAACAAGATCcacaatcataatattaaatgTTAAGTGAAATGGCATGCCCAAGAAAACTAAAACCATGATTCAACATATTAATATCAACATGCAGTGTGAGCCCAATGCATATTAATATCAACATCTTAAAGTCATTAAGAGTGCATTTGGGAAACACATGCAGTGTGAGcccaatgcacatttcaaatgtgaattgatgtttgataatttttttaaatcaaatttgCCCTAGATGTTGCATTGGAAATGCTCAAATGTTAATACTACCTCAAGAAAGCAAtactaatatattttttcaaattttaaaaataccctatgattttatctaaaattacaaGATTATCAAAATGATTTTGTGAGAAACAAAtacgatttatattttttttataaaggtcaaattttattcatttatttttaaagattattttatatttatatatatgattgtatttttatttattatatatttgggccatatgaaatttttataagattgcatacattcatttatttatttaatttttacttattaatttaaataaaaaacatatattcacttctgaataaatattaaaacattAAAATGGTAAATTTATTATGAAATATTCAATGACTTTTGAAATACAATTTTACTAAATAATACTTACGTCAATatacatttaaaatataatttcatattttatttatcaaacactcaaATCACTCCACAACTGCATATTCACTGAAACCCACTTCTTCAAATGGACATTAAAAATACAAATGTGTTCCTAACGTAGCCTATCTTGCTTGAAAGTTATATGCATAGCACAGAAGTGCATACTATTACACCGTGTCTCTTGATTAATATATTCATATTGTTTATGTCAGTTCCAAGAACATTAAAATCTTTACTAATAGAAGAAATCTGTCTTCACAACTTGAtctgcttagccttgaggaccaTAGAACAATGTGTTATTTCTGTTCAAAATGGTTCCTAGTTCATTCCCCTTTACTTTTTAACAGATTATATATAGAACAAACTAGGCAAACCAATTTCAATCTTGAAAAAGAAGAGTCCAAATGAACCATGCTTTTCCTTTCTTAATAGTCATCTTGTATTACAAAAATATTtcttaaggatacattttattGTAAGCAAAAACATATTTTGATTACAACATCACATTTTCCATCCTCTAGGGTAGATTCTCTAAGAATGGAGACTATAGAAAAAAACAGCCAAATGATTTATCTGCAAATAAAACACATGTTGAACACCAAATACAAGTGATCGAGGTATGACCATATCAACGATTAGGTCAGCATGGTGACCACAGAGTAGCATATGATACCTCAAAAATTCATTGGTCACAAATTAGCATTTAATGCCTATTCACAACAAGTACACTTCTCATGTATTAACCATTGTATATGCATGAACAATAACCAGCCCACCACTAGACCAAACAGTGAAAACTAGTAAATTGAGCTCAAATGGATTTTCTTAAGTTAAGTCTTAAAAAGTTGAACCTTGATAGactcaaaatccaaagacaaataGAGAATCTTGACCTAGGTGATCAATCACATAAAAGCAGCAGCATATGAAACACAAGTGCTTATCAAAGTTTTTGTGCTATTATCATGAATTAATAGGACAAGGTAAAGTCAAACTAATACATGATAAGCCTTAACACAGAGAAGTTCTTGAAATTGGAACATaagtttgcaagttttacttTTACATCACAAGGAAAAGGCTTATTGGACTAAATTTAGAGTAACCTGTGTCATTTATTATGCATCTCTAATTGAAGCATTATTAGATAGATAAGATAATATTATAGATTGCCATCAAGCAATTGgaacca
This Musa acuminata AAA Group cultivar baxijiao chromosome BXJ1-2, Cavendish_Baxijiao_AAA, whole genome shotgun sequence DNA region includes the following protein-coding sequences:
- the LOC103975823 gene encoding polycomb group protein EMF2B isoform X5, translated to MFPFYVLLAIPVADTAIAEHSAVYRLSRPCVLANFIEFGKKDQTEASFVIPEIKKLTTDARFRNLSIIIISKGKSKCGSGDNHLLNEYEQWSSFLKLEGNCLWGKIPVDSLCLSLEQCVTLSLGHRTDIRSAVNMQPSILEPKYLGRNDCIFIQTQSIDSASTFQLQVSIYAQEVGASETSPYDFYSYDDIPTSSLPHIIRLRTGNVLFNYRYYNNMLQKTEVTEDFSCPFCLVKSASFKGLRCHLNSSHDLFNFEFWVTEEYQAVNVSVRTDIWRSEVVSDGVDPRLQTFSYCNSSNIKRRRRSKNSVQTANHVHPHVGSPEAAQEGSHGDYDNKDNGTCSSQRPHVYIADASLTNGCHDGGSYKDEGKKLKSLFRETHLLPVRHKYESFSSQNHAQEYTRPMLSGPDTTGVCGATTQASTSNDFAQQASATNLVSQNMLQFAKMRRISDERADPRNRALLQKRQFFHSHRAQPMALEQVFSDRDSEDEVDDDIADFEDRRMLDDFVDVTKDEKQIMHLWNSFVRKQRVLADGHIPWACEAFSQLHGQDLARSPALMWCWRLLMVKLWNHSLLDARTMNICSLILERYQNENSGPKQS
- the LOC103975823 gene encoding polycomb group protein EMF2B isoform X3, encoding MPGLPLAVRETMNQGCSCSQSRTDQMCRQQSRVRLTPEEQLAAEESLSVYCKPVELYNILQRRAIRNPSFLQRCLQYKIQAKRKRRIQITISLVGSLNTEIEHHMFPFYVLLAIPVADTAIAEHSAVYRLSRPCVLANFIEFGKKDQTEASFVIPEIKKLTTDARFRNLSIIIISKELEGNCLWGKIPVDSLCLSLEQCVTLSLGHRTDIRSAVNMQPSILEPKYLGRNDCIFIQTQSIDSASTFQLQVSIYAQEVGASETSPYDFYSYDDIPTSSLPHIIRLRTGNVLFNYRYYNNMLQKTEVTEDFSCPFCLVKSASFKGLRCHLNSSHDLFNFEFWVTEEYQAVNVSVRTDIWRSEVVSDGVDPRLQTFSYCNSSNIKRRRRSKNSVQTANHVHPHVGSPEAAQEGSHGDYDNKDNGTCSSQRPHVYIADASLTNGCHDGGSYKDEGKKLKSLFRETHLLPVRHKYESFSSQNHAQEYTRPMLSGPDTTGVCGATTQASTSNDFAQQASATNLVSQNMLQFAKMRRISDERADPRNRALLQKRQFFHSHRAQPMALEQVFSDRDSEDEVDDDIADFEDRRMLDDFVDVTKDEKQIMHLWNSFVRKQRVLADGHIPWACEAFSQLHGQDLARSPALMWCWRLLMVKLWNHSLLDARTMNICSLILERYQNENSGPKQS
- the LOC103975823 gene encoding polycomb group protein EMF2B isoform X1; the encoded protein is MPGLPLAVRETMNQGCSCSQSRTDQMCRQQSRVRLTPEEQLAAEESLSVYCKPVELYNILQRRAIRNPSFLQRCLQYKIQAKRKRRIQITISLVGSLNTEIEHHMFPFYVLLAIPVADTAIAEHSAVYRLSRPCVLANFIEFGKKDQTEASFVIPEIKKLTTDARFRNLSIIIISKGKSKCGSGDNHLLNEYEQWSSFLKLEGNCLWGKIPVDSLCLSLEQCVTLSLGHRTDIRSAVNMQPSILEPKYLGRNDCIFIQTQSIDSASTFQLQVSIYAQEVGASETSPYDFYSYDDIPTSSLPHIIRLRTGNVLFNYRYYNNMLQKTEVTEDFSCPFCLVKSASFKGLRCHLNSSHDLFNFEFWVTEEYQAVNVSVRTDIWRSEVVSDGVDPRLQTFSYCNSSNIKRRRRSKNSVQTANHVHPHVGSPEAAQEGSHGDYDNKDNGTCSSQRPHVYIADASLTNGCHDGGSYKDEGKKLKSLFRETHLLPVRHKYESFSSQNHAQEYTRPMLSGPDTTGVCGATTQASTSNDFAQQASATNLVSQNMLQFAKMRRISDERADPRNRALLQKRQFFHSHRAQPMALEQVFSDRDSEDEVDDDIADFEDRRMLDDFVDVTKDEKQIMHLWNSFVRKQRVLADGHIPWACEAFSQLHGQDLARSPALMWCWRLLMVKLWNHSLLDARTMNICSLILERYQNENSGPKQS
- the LOC103975823 gene encoding polycomb group protein EMF2B isoform X2, producing MPGLPLAVRETMNQGCSCSQSRTDQMCRQQSRVRLTPEEQLAAEESLSVYCKPVELYNILQRRAIRNPSFLQRCLQYKIQAKRKRRIQITISLVGSLNTEIEHHMFPFYVLLAIPVADTAIAEHSAVYRLSRPCVLANFIEFGKKDQTEASFVIPEIKKLTTDARFRNLSIIIISKGKSKCGSGDNHLLNEYEQWSSFLKLEGNCLWGKIPVDSLCLSLEQCVTLSLGHRTDIRSAVNMQPSILEPKYLGRNDCIFIQTQSIDSASTFQLQVSIYAQEVGASETSPYDFYSYDDIPTSSLPHIIRLRTGNVLFNYRYYNNMLQKTEVTEDFSCPFCLVKSASFKGLRCHLNSSHDLFNFEFWVTEEYQAVNVSVRTDIWRSEVVSDGVDPRLQTFSYCSNIKRRRRSKNSVQTANHVHPHVGSPEAAQEGSHGDYDNKDNGTCSSQRPHVYIADASLTNGCHDGGSYKDEGKKLKSLFRETHLLPVRHKYESFSSQNHAQEYTRPMLSGPDTTGVCGATTQASTSNDFAQQASATNLVSQNMLQFAKMRRISDERADPRNRALLQKRQFFHSHRAQPMALEQVFSDRDSEDEVDDDIADFEDRRMLDDFVDVTKDEKQIMHLWNSFVRKQRVLADGHIPWACEAFSQLHGQDLARSPALMWCWRLLMVKLWNHSLLDARTMNICSLILERYQNENSGPKQS
- the LOC103975823 gene encoding polycomb group protein EMF2B isoform X4 — translated: MPGLPLAVRETMNQGCSCSQSRTDQMCRQQSRVRLTPEEQLAAEESLSVYCKPVELYNILQRRAIRNPSFLQRCLQYKIQAKRKRRIQITISLVGSLNTEIEHHMFPFYVLLAIPVADTAIAEHSAVYRLSRPCVLANFIEFGKKDQTEASFVIPEIKKLTTDARFRNLSIIIISKGKSKCGSGDNHLLNEYEQWSSFLKLEGNCLWGKIPVDSLCLSLEQCVTLSLGHRTDIRSAVNMQPSILEPKYLGRNDCIFIQTQSIDSASTFQLQVSIYAQEVGASETSPYDFYSYDDIPTSSLPHIIRLRTGNVLFNYRYYNNMLQKTEVTEDFSCPFCLVKSASFKGLRCHLNSSHDLFNFEFWVTEEYQAVNVSVRTDIWRSEVVSDGVDPRLQTFSYCNSSNIKRRRRSKNSVQTANHVHPHVGSPEAAQEGSHGDYDNKDNGTCSSQRPHVYIADASLTNGCHGVCGATTQASTSNDFAQQASATNLVSQNMLQFAKMRRISDERADPRNRALLQKRQFFHSHRAQPMALEQVFSDRDSEDEVDDDIADFEDRRMLDDFVDVTKDEKQIMHLWNSFVRKQRVLADGHIPWACEAFSQLHGQDLARSPALMWCWRLLMVKLWNHSLLDARTMNICSLILERYQNENSGPKQS